The proteins below are encoded in one region of Saccopteryx leptura isolate mSacLep1 chromosome 1, mSacLep1_pri_phased_curated, whole genome shotgun sequence:
- the BRD9 gene encoding bromodomain-containing protein 9 isoform X3 translates to MGKKHKKHKTEWRSSYEDYSDKPLEKPLKLVLKVGGSEVTELSGSGHDSSYYDDRSDHERERHKEKKKKKKKKSEKEKYLDDEERRKRKEEKKRKREKEHCDTEGEADDFDPGKKVEVEPPPDRPVRACRTQPAENESTPIQQLLEHFLRQLQRKDPHGFFAFPVTDAIAPGYSMIIKHPMDFGTMKDKIVANEYKSVTEFKADFKLMCDNAMTYNRPDTVYYKLAKKILHAGFKMMSKAALLGNEDTAVEEPVPEVVPVQVETAKKSKRPSREVISCMFEPEGNACSLTDSTAEEHVLALVEHAADEARDRISRLLPGGKMGYLKKSGDGSLLYSVVNTAEPDADEEETHPVDLSSLSSKLLPGFSFTTLGFKDERRSKVTFLSSASTALSMHNNSVFGDLKSDEMELLYSAYGDETGVQCALSLQEFVKDAGSYSKRMVDDLLDQITGGDHSRMLFQLRQRRSVPMKPPDEVKAGDSLGDGGSVLDFMSVKSYSDVSLDISMLSSLGKVKKELDHDDSHLNLDETTKLLQDLHEAQAERGGSRPSSNLSSLSNTSDRDQHHLGSPSRLSVGEQPEVTHDPYEFLQSPEPATSTKS, encoded by the exons ATGGGCAAGAAGCACAAGAAACATAAGACCGAGTGGCGCTCGTCGTACGAGG ATTACTCAGACAAGCCCTTGGAGAAGCCCCTGAAGCTGGTCCTCAAGGTTGGAGGGAGCGAAGTGACTGAACTCTCTGGATCTGGCCATGACTCCAGTTACTACGATGATAGGTCAGACCATGAGCGAGAGAGgcacaaagagaagaagaagaaaaagaagaaaaagtcagaGAAGGAGAAATATTTGGATgatgaagaaagaaggaagcGAAAG gaagagaagaagcggAAACGGGAAAAGGAACACTGCGACACAGAGGGAGAGGCCGATGACTTTGATCCTGGGAAGAAGGTAGAGGTCGAGCCGCCTCCTGATCGGCCAGTCCGAGCATGCCGGACACAGCCAG CTGAAAACGAGAGCACGCCTATTCAGCAACTACTAGAGCATTTCCTCCGTCAGCTCCAGAG AAAAGATCCTCATGGATTTTTTGCTTTTCCTGTCACGGATGCAATTGCTCCTGGATACTCAATGATAATAAAGCATCCAATGGATTTTGGCACAATGAAGGACAAAATTGTGGCTAATGAATACAAGTCTGTCACGGAATTTAAG gcaGATTTCAAACTGATGTGTGATAATGCAATGACATACAACAGACCAGACACTGTGTACTACAAGTTAGCTAAGAAGATCCTTCACGCAGGCTTTAAGATGATGAGCAAA GCAGCTCTTCTGGGCAATGAAGATACAGCTGTTGAGGAACCTGTTCCTGAAGTGGTACCTGTACAAGTAGAAACTGCCAAGAAATCCAAAAGGCCGAGTAGAGAAGTCATCAG CTGCATGTTTGAGCCAGAAGGGAACGCTTGCAGTCTGACTGACAGCACAGCAGAAGAACACGTGCTGGCCTTGGTAGAGCATGCGGCGGACGAGGCTCGGGACAGGATCAGCCGACTCCTTCCAGGTGGCAAG ATGGGCTATCTGAAGAAGAGTGGAGATGGGAGCCTGCTCTACAGCGTGGTCAACACGGCTGAGCCAGATGCTGACG AGGAGGAGACCCACCCGGTGGACCTGAGCTCACTCTCCAGCAAGCTGCTCCCCGGCTTCAGCTTCACCACGCTTGGCTTCAAAGATGAGAGAAGGAGTAAAG TCACATTTCTCTCCAGTGCCAGCACAGCACTGTCAATGCATAATAATTCTGTATTTGGAGACTTGAAATCAGATGAAATGGAGCTTCTATATTCAGCCTATGGAGACGAGACAGGTGTGCAGTGTGCACTGAG CCTGCAGGAGTTTGTGAAGGATGCTGGGAGCTATAGCAAGAGAATGGTGGACGACCTCCTGGACCAGATCACAGGCGGAGACCACTCACGGATGCTCTTTCAGCTGCGGCAG AGGAGAAGTGTCCCAATGAAGCCCCCAGATGAAGTAAAG GCTGGGGACTCCCTAGGAGATGGTGGCTCTGTGCTGGATTTCATGTCAGTGAAATCGTATTCTGACGTCTCTCTGGACATCTCCATGCTCAGCTCTCTGG GGAAAGTGAAGAAGGAGCTAGACCATGATGACAGCCATCTGAACTTGGACGAGACGACAAAGCTCTTACAGGACCTGCATGAGGCGCAGGCAGAGCGTGGGGGCTCCCGGCCGTCATCCAACCTCAGTTCCCTGTCTAACACCTCCGACAGGGATCAGCACCACCTGG GAAGCCCTTCTCGCCTCAGTGTCGGTGAGCAGCCAGAGGTGACCCATGACCCGTACGAATTTCTTCAGTCTCCAGAACCTGCAACCTCTACAAAGAGCTAG
- the BRD9 gene encoding bromodomain-containing protein 9 isoform X1 yields MGKKHKKHKTEWRSSYEDYSDKPLEKPLKLVLKVGGSEVTELSGSGHDSSYYDDRSDHERERHKEKKKKKKKKSEKEKYLDDEERRKRKEEKKRKREKEHCDTEGEADDFDPGKKVEVEPPPDRPVRACRTQPAENESTPIQQLLEHFLRQLQRKDPHGFFAFPVTDAIAPGYSMIIKHPMDFGTMKDKIVANEYKSVTEFKADFKLMCDNAMTYNRPDTVYYKLAKKILHAGFKMMSKERLLALKRSMSFMQDMDFSQQAALLGNEDTAVEEPVPEVVPVQVETAKKSKRPSREVISCMFEPEGNACSLTDSTAEEHVLALVEHAADEARDRISRLLPGGKMGYLKKSGDGSLLYSVVNTAEPDADEEETHPVDLSSLSSKLLPGFSFTTLGFKDERRSKVTFLSSASTALSMHNNSVFGDLKSDEMELLYSAYGDETGVQCALSLQEFVKDAGSYSKRMVDDLLDQITGGDHSRMLFQLRQRRSVPMKPPDEVKAGDSLGDGGSVLDFMSVKSYSDVSLDISMLSSLGKVKKELDHDDSHLNLDETTKLLQDLHEAQAERGGSRPSSNLSSLSNTSDRDQHHLGSPSRLSVGEQPEVTHDPYEFLQSPEPATSTKS; encoded by the exons ATGGGCAAGAAGCACAAGAAACATAAGACCGAGTGGCGCTCGTCGTACGAGG ATTACTCAGACAAGCCCTTGGAGAAGCCCCTGAAGCTGGTCCTCAAGGTTGGAGGGAGCGAAGTGACTGAACTCTCTGGATCTGGCCATGACTCCAGTTACTACGATGATAGGTCAGACCATGAGCGAGAGAGgcacaaagagaagaagaagaaaaagaagaaaaagtcagaGAAGGAGAAATATTTGGATgatgaagaaagaaggaagcGAAAG gaagagaagaagcggAAACGGGAAAAGGAACACTGCGACACAGAGGGAGAGGCCGATGACTTTGATCCTGGGAAGAAGGTAGAGGTCGAGCCGCCTCCTGATCGGCCAGTCCGAGCATGCCGGACACAGCCAG CTGAAAACGAGAGCACGCCTATTCAGCAACTACTAGAGCATTTCCTCCGTCAGCTCCAGAG AAAAGATCCTCATGGATTTTTTGCTTTTCCTGTCACGGATGCAATTGCTCCTGGATACTCAATGATAATAAAGCATCCAATGGATTTTGGCACAATGAAGGACAAAATTGTGGCTAATGAATACAAGTCTGTCACGGAATTTAAG gcaGATTTCAAACTGATGTGTGATAATGCAATGACATACAACAGACCAGACACTGTGTACTACAAGTTAGCTAAGAAGATCCTTCACGCAGGCTTTAAGATGATGAGCAAA GAGCGGCTGTTAGCTTTGAAGCGCAGCATGTCGTTTATGCAGGACATGGATTTTTCTCAGCAGGCAGCTCTTCTGGGCAATGAAGATACAGCTGTTGAGGAACCTGTTCCTGAAGTGGTACCTGTACAAGTAGAAACTGCCAAGAAATCCAAAAGGCCGAGTAGAGAAGTCATCAG CTGCATGTTTGAGCCAGAAGGGAACGCTTGCAGTCTGACTGACAGCACAGCAGAAGAACACGTGCTGGCCTTGGTAGAGCATGCGGCGGACGAGGCTCGGGACAGGATCAGCCGACTCCTTCCAGGTGGCAAG ATGGGCTATCTGAAGAAGAGTGGAGATGGGAGCCTGCTCTACAGCGTGGTCAACACGGCTGAGCCAGATGCTGACG AGGAGGAGACCCACCCGGTGGACCTGAGCTCACTCTCCAGCAAGCTGCTCCCCGGCTTCAGCTTCACCACGCTTGGCTTCAAAGATGAGAGAAGGAGTAAAG TCACATTTCTCTCCAGTGCCAGCACAGCACTGTCAATGCATAATAATTCTGTATTTGGAGACTTGAAATCAGATGAAATGGAGCTTCTATATTCAGCCTATGGAGACGAGACAGGTGTGCAGTGTGCACTGAG CCTGCAGGAGTTTGTGAAGGATGCTGGGAGCTATAGCAAGAGAATGGTGGACGACCTCCTGGACCAGATCACAGGCGGAGACCACTCACGGATGCTCTTTCAGCTGCGGCAG AGGAGAAGTGTCCCAATGAAGCCCCCAGATGAAGTAAAG GCTGGGGACTCCCTAGGAGATGGTGGCTCTGTGCTGGATTTCATGTCAGTGAAATCGTATTCTGACGTCTCTCTGGACATCTCCATGCTCAGCTCTCTGG GGAAAGTGAAGAAGGAGCTAGACCATGATGACAGCCATCTGAACTTGGACGAGACGACAAAGCTCTTACAGGACCTGCATGAGGCGCAGGCAGAGCGTGGGGGCTCCCGGCCGTCATCCAACCTCAGTTCCCTGTCTAACACCTCCGACAGGGATCAGCACCACCTGG GAAGCCCTTCTCGCCTCAGTGTCGGTGAGCAGCCAGAGGTGACCCATGACCCGTACGAATTTCTTCAGTCTCCAGAACCTGCAACCTCTACAAAGAGCTAG
- the BRD9 gene encoding bromodomain-containing protein 9 isoform X2: protein MGKKHKKHKTEWRSSYEDYSDKPLEKPLKLVLKVGGSEVTELSGSGHDSSYYDDRSDHERERHKEKKKKKKKKSEKEKYLDDEERRKRKEEKKRKREKEHCDTEGEADDFDPGKKVEVEPPPDRPVRACRTQPAENESTPIQQLLEHFLRQLQRKDPHGFFAFPVTDAIAPGYSMIIKHPMDFGTMKDKIVANEYKSVTEFKADFKLMCDNAMTYNRPDTVYYKLAKKILHAGFKMMSKQAALLGNEDTAVEEPVPEVVPVQVETAKKSKRPSREVISCMFEPEGNACSLTDSTAEEHVLALVEHAADEARDRISRLLPGGKMGYLKKSGDGSLLYSVVNTAEPDADEEETHPVDLSSLSSKLLPGFSFTTLGFKDERRSKVTFLSSASTALSMHNNSVFGDLKSDEMELLYSAYGDETGVQCALSLQEFVKDAGSYSKRMVDDLLDQITGGDHSRMLFQLRQRRSVPMKPPDEVKAGDSLGDGGSVLDFMSVKSYSDVSLDISMLSSLGKVKKELDHDDSHLNLDETTKLLQDLHEAQAERGGSRPSSNLSSLSNTSDRDQHHLGSPSRLSVGEQPEVTHDPYEFLQSPEPATSTKS from the exons ATGGGCAAGAAGCACAAGAAACATAAGACCGAGTGGCGCTCGTCGTACGAGG ATTACTCAGACAAGCCCTTGGAGAAGCCCCTGAAGCTGGTCCTCAAGGTTGGAGGGAGCGAAGTGACTGAACTCTCTGGATCTGGCCATGACTCCAGTTACTACGATGATAGGTCAGACCATGAGCGAGAGAGgcacaaagagaagaagaagaaaaagaagaaaaagtcagaGAAGGAGAAATATTTGGATgatgaagaaagaaggaagcGAAAG gaagagaagaagcggAAACGGGAAAAGGAACACTGCGACACAGAGGGAGAGGCCGATGACTTTGATCCTGGGAAGAAGGTAGAGGTCGAGCCGCCTCCTGATCGGCCAGTCCGAGCATGCCGGACACAGCCAG CTGAAAACGAGAGCACGCCTATTCAGCAACTACTAGAGCATTTCCTCCGTCAGCTCCAGAG AAAAGATCCTCATGGATTTTTTGCTTTTCCTGTCACGGATGCAATTGCTCCTGGATACTCAATGATAATAAAGCATCCAATGGATTTTGGCACAATGAAGGACAAAATTGTGGCTAATGAATACAAGTCTGTCACGGAATTTAAG gcaGATTTCAAACTGATGTGTGATAATGCAATGACATACAACAGACCAGACACTGTGTACTACAAGTTAGCTAAGAAGATCCTTCACGCAGGCTTTAAGATGATGAGCAAA CAGGCAGCTCTTCTGGGCAATGAAGATACAGCTGTTGAGGAACCTGTTCCTGAAGTGGTACCTGTACAAGTAGAAACTGCCAAGAAATCCAAAAGGCCGAGTAGAGAAGTCATCAG CTGCATGTTTGAGCCAGAAGGGAACGCTTGCAGTCTGACTGACAGCACAGCAGAAGAACACGTGCTGGCCTTGGTAGAGCATGCGGCGGACGAGGCTCGGGACAGGATCAGCCGACTCCTTCCAGGTGGCAAG ATGGGCTATCTGAAGAAGAGTGGAGATGGGAGCCTGCTCTACAGCGTGGTCAACACGGCTGAGCCAGATGCTGACG AGGAGGAGACCCACCCGGTGGACCTGAGCTCACTCTCCAGCAAGCTGCTCCCCGGCTTCAGCTTCACCACGCTTGGCTTCAAAGATGAGAGAAGGAGTAAAG TCACATTTCTCTCCAGTGCCAGCACAGCACTGTCAATGCATAATAATTCTGTATTTGGAGACTTGAAATCAGATGAAATGGAGCTTCTATATTCAGCCTATGGAGACGAGACAGGTGTGCAGTGTGCACTGAG CCTGCAGGAGTTTGTGAAGGATGCTGGGAGCTATAGCAAGAGAATGGTGGACGACCTCCTGGACCAGATCACAGGCGGAGACCACTCACGGATGCTCTTTCAGCTGCGGCAG AGGAGAAGTGTCCCAATGAAGCCCCCAGATGAAGTAAAG GCTGGGGACTCCCTAGGAGATGGTGGCTCTGTGCTGGATTTCATGTCAGTGAAATCGTATTCTGACGTCTCTCTGGACATCTCCATGCTCAGCTCTCTGG GGAAAGTGAAGAAGGAGCTAGACCATGATGACAGCCATCTGAACTTGGACGAGACGACAAAGCTCTTACAGGACCTGCATGAGGCGCAGGCAGAGCGTGGGGGCTCCCGGCCGTCATCCAACCTCAGTTCCCTGTCTAACACCTCCGACAGGGATCAGCACCACCTGG GAAGCCCTTCTCGCCTCAGTGTCGGTGAGCAGCCAGAGGTGACCCATGACCCGTACGAATTTCTTCAGTCTCCAGAACCTGCAACCTCTACAAAGAGCTAG